The genomic interval ACAAAAAGTTGTAGAAGTTAGAAAAGAAAAGAAAATAGAAGAAGCTAAGATAGCCAAAGAAAAGTCTGAGTACAATTATCAAATTGATGATAGCGTAAAAGTTATTGGCTCAAACTCTGTGGGTACAATCGATAAAATTGATAAGAAAAAAGTAACTATTAATTATGGTTTCTTTACTACAAAAACAACTACAGATAAATTAGAATTGGTAAAACGAGCTAAAAAAACAAAATAAGAACATACATTTTAAAGCTAAAAAAGGTTCGCAAATTGCGAACCTTTTTTAATATATACTTTTTGTCTCGTTGCGTAAAGAAGAAGAAATTATTTAAGATTTAAAACCTCAATAAGTTCTCGACTGGGCTCGAACGGACATAGATAATCCTAGATATTTTTAGCTAACCAGTCTCCTACTTCTTTAGTTCCGTAAGATTTTCCTCCGTCTGCTAAATCTTCAGTAACAAAACCTGCATCTAAAGCACTATTTACAGCTGCTCTAATTGCTTTTCCTTCTTCATGTAAACCAAAGTTTTCAAACATCATTGCTGCAGATAAAACAGTAGCCATTGGGTTTGCAATATTTAATCCTGTTGCTTGCGGATAAGAACCGTGTATTGGCTCAAATAAAGCATTTTCAGTTCCTACAGATGCACTTGGCATTAATCCCATAGAACCAGAAATCACAGAAGCTTCATCCGTTAAAATGTCTCCGAATAAGTTTTCAGTAATTAAAACATCATAACTATTTGGCCATTGTACCAAACGCATTGCAACTGCATCTACAAACTCATAAGAAACTTCAACCTCTGGATAATCTTTTTCCATTGCTTGTACAGTTTCTCTCCATAAACGAGAAGTTTCTAAAACGTTTGCTTTATCTACACAACATAATTTTTTAGAACGAGTCATTGCCAATTCAAAACCTTTTACAGCCAATCTTTGTACCTCAGCTCTTGTATAAACACAATTATCGAATGCAGTTTCACCACCATCTCTTCTACCTTTTTCACCAAAGTAAATTCCTCCAGTTAATTCACGTAAAAAAACCAAATCAGTTCCCTCTATTCTTTCTCTTTTTAATGGAGATTTATCTAACAAAGAAGGAAACGTAAACGTTGGTCTTACATTTGCAAATAAGCCTAATTTTTTACGCATTTTTAATAAACCTTGCTCTGGACGAACCGTTGCAGAAGGATCATTATCATACTTTGGATGCCCAATTGCACCAAATAAAACAGCATCTGAAGCTACACAAATATCATGTGTTGCATCTGGATAAGGTTCACCAACTGCATCAATTGCAGCAGCACCAGTTAAAGCTGGATTCCAAGTAATTTCGTGGTTAAATTTCTTAGCAATTGCATCAGATACTTTTACTGCTTGGTCAATTACTTCAGGTCCTATTCCGTCTCCTGCTAATAATGCGATATTTAATTTCATGTGTTTAATTTTTATTGAATGATTAAAAGATTAAATAATTCAATCTTTTAATTTTAAATTTACTTTTTTATCGTAATGTCACATCGAGTGAAATTCTTTTTTCAAGAATTTTGTATCGAGATGTTTTAATTATTGAATAGTTTTTCGTTTTCTAAAATGTTCTCGATATAATTTTTAAAAAAGAATCGAAAATCACTCGAACTGACAGACTGAATACTGCCTACTGCGAACTTTTTTTAAATAATATTCAACATTTTCTCGGTAGCTTTAATTGCAGATACTGTTTGATCTGAATCTAAACCACGAGTAATAAATTCTTTTTCTTCTAATTTCCAAGTGATAATTGTTTCACACAAAGCATCAGAATTACTTCCCGGAGGAATTCTTACCGCATAGTCTATTAAAGACGGTAAATCTCTTTTACTGTGTTTTTTATACAACTTACGCAAAGCATTCATAAAGGCATCAAACTGCCCATCTCCTTGTGCATGTGCTTCATATTGCACGCCTTCTACTCTTAATTGTAAAGTGGTAGATGGTTTCATTCCTTTTGCATGTCCTAAAACATAATTTTCTACAACAACACGCTTTTCAATAGCATTACTGTCTAAAACATCAGAAATAATATAAGGTAAATCTTCTTGAGAAACGACTTCTTTTTTATCGCCTAATTCAATAATTCTTTGGGTAACTTTCCTTAGCTCTTCATCATTTAAACTCAGACCTAAATCTTGTAAGTTTTTCTGAATATTTGCCTTTCCAGATGTTTTTCCTAATGCGTATTTACGTTTTCTACCAAAACGTTCTGGCATTAAATCATTAAAATAAAGGTTGTTTTTATTATCTCCATCTGCATGAATTCCGGCAGTTTGCGTAAAAACATTTGCACCTACAACCGGTTTATTTACAGGAATTCGAAAACCAGAAAAAGTTTCTACAAGTTTACTAACTTTATTTAATGCTTTTTCATTAACAGTGATTTTTACATCCGTAAGGAAATCATTAATAACAGCAATTACACTTGCCATTGGTGCATTTCCTGCACGTTCTCCCATCCCATTTATGGTTAAATGCAAACCATTTGCACCCGCTTTTATAGCTTCCATAACATTGGCAACTCCTAAATCATAATCATTATGACCATGAAAATCGAAATGCGTTGTTGGGTATTTTTCTCGAACTTCAGCAATGAATTTAAAAGTTTCATCGTGCGTTAAAATACCTAAAGTATCTGGCAATAAAATACGTTCTATATTTAGAGCCGTTAAGAAATCTAAATATTCAAAAACATATTCTTTAGAATTACGCATTCCGTTAGACCAATCTTCTAAATATACATTGGTTTTAATGTTATGCGTAGCAGCCGACTCAATATTTGCTTTGATATCTGCAAAATGTTGTGCTGGCGTTTTTTTAAGTTGATGTGTTAAGTGGTTTAAAGATCCTTTGGTTAATAAATTCTGAACTTTAGCGCCAGCCTCTAGCATCCAATCGATAGATTTTCCTCCATCAACAAAAGTTAATACTTCTATTTTTTCTAAACATTTTTGTTCAGAAGCCCAAGAAGTTATTTTTTTAACAGCTTCTAATTCTCCTTCAGAAACTCTTGCAGATGCTATTTCTAAACGATCTACTTTTAATTCTTCTAAGAGTAATTTTGCGATTGTTAATTTTTCGGAAACTGAAAACGACACTCCTGATGTTTGTTCTCCATCACGTAGTGTCGTATCCATTATTTCAATCTTTCTTCTAGCCATATTTAACCTAAAAAAGTATTCTTAAAATGGTCTTGTTTCAGCAAAAGCAGAAATTTCGTTTTCGATGTTTTTTAAGTAATCAATATCATCAAAACCGTTTAACATATTGTCTTTTTTGTAGGTATTAATTACAAAAGATTCAGATTCACCAGTTGCAACTAAAGTTACTTTCTGGTTTGGTAAATCTACTTTAATTTCTGTTTTAGGATCTGCCATAATTGCAGCAAATAATGTGTCTGCAAATGCTGCAGAAACTTGTACAGGTAAAACCCCTACGTTTAAACAGTTATTTTTAAAGATATCTGCAAAGGCAGATGAGATGACGCAACGTAAACCAAAATCGTACACAGACCAAGCTGCGTGCTCTCTAGAAGAACCAGAACCAAAGTTTCTACCTCCTACTAATATTTTAGAACCTGCATAAATTTCTTTGTTTAATGGAAAATCTGCTTTTGGTGTTCCGTCTTGTTCAAATCTCCAGTCACGGAAAAAATTGATATCAAAATCTTTACGCTCAGTTGCTTTTAAGAAACGAGCAGGAATTATTTGATCTGTATCTACATTTTCTGTAGGTAAAGGATATGCTGTACTTGTTAGTACGTCAAATTTATCGTAAGCCATGTTTTCTGTGTTAAGCGTTAGCGTTTAAAATTGTTCTTGGATCCGTTACTACTCCGCTAACTGCAGATGCTGCAGCTACCAATGGAGAAGCTAATAATGTTCTAGATCCTGGTCCTTGTCTTCCTTCGAAGTTTCTGTTTGATGTTGAAACTGATAATTTTCCTGAAGGAACTTTATCATCATTCATAGCCAAACAAGCTGAACAACCTGGTTCTCTTAAAACAAAACCTGCATCTGTAATTATTTTATCTAATCCTTCTGCTTTTATTTGATCTACCACTTTATGTGATCCTGGTACTAACCAAGCAGTTACATTAGGTGCTTTTTGTCTTCCTTTTACAATAGAACAGAATCCTCTAAAGTCTTCTATACGTCCGTTTGTACAAGAACCTAAAAACACAAAGTCTATTTCTTTTCCAATCATAGAATCTCCTTCGTTAAAAGACATATATCCTAATGATTTTCTGTAAGTTTCTACTCCACCTTCTAAACTTTCTGCAGTAGGAATTGATTTAGTTACGCCCATTCCCATTCCTGGGTTTGTTCCGTAAGTAATCATTGGCTCGATATCTGCTGCGTCATAATTAAATTCAACATCAAACTCTGCTCCTTCTTCTGTATATAAAGTTTCCCAATATTTCATTGCGGTGTCCCAATCTGCTCCTTTAGGAGTTTGAGCACGACCTTTTAAATATTCGAAAGTTTTAGCATCTGGAGCAATCATACCTCCACGTGCTCCCATCTCTATAGATAAGTTACACACAGTCATACGACCTTCCATAGACATATCTTCAAAAACATCTCCAGCATATTCAACAAAAAATCCAGTTGCACCAGAAGTCGTTTGTTTTGAAATAATATATAAAGCAACATCTTTAGGAGTTACACCCAAACCTAATTTACCGTTTACGTTAATACGCATCGATTTAGGTTTTGGTTGCATAATACATTGTGTAGATAATACCATTTCTACTTCCGAAGTACCAATACCAAAGGCAATAGCACCAAAAGCACCATGCGTAGATGTATGAGAATCTCCACAAACAATAGTTGCTCCAGGCAATGTAATTCCGTTTTCCGGACCTACAACGTGTACAATTCCATTATTAAGATCTCCTAAACCCCAGTGAGAAATACCATGCTTTTTTGCATTTCTTTCTAAAGCATCTAACTGATTTGCAGATAAAGGATCTTCTACAGGTAAATGTTGATTTATGGTTGGTGTGTTGTGATCTGCCGTTGCGAATGTACGCGCAGGATATACAACACTGTTTCCTCTACTTTCTAAGCCTAAAAAAGCTACAGGGCTTGTAACTTCGTGGATAAAGTGACGGTCTATAAAAAACACATCTGGTCCGTCTTTAACTTGACGAACAACGTGTGAATCCCATACTTTGTCAAATAATGTATTTGCCATTTGTTTGTTCTTTAATTATTTAAATGATAATCAGCTACCAAAAATAACATTTTATTGTGTTTTATAAATATTTAAACGTTTAAACATACTATACCCAACGGTTACACATTTCACTAAAACACTATATAACAAATCATTACATTATTAAAAAATACGATGTCTATTTATTTTGTAGGGTTATAATTTATTTTAATTCTTTCTTTTTATCGATTGATAAGTGCAGTGAAATACTTAGAATAGATGGTGATTTATATACAATTCGCTTTTATTTAATAAATACAATAATGAACTTACAGAGAACATTTATAATCATTACAAAATAAGATTCCCCAATCGGAAAAAACTCATTTTGAAATGACATACTTAACCTAATATATATCATATAAAAAATATAGAGTAGAATGGTTACCTCGCTCTTCTAAACTTAATCAAAACTCACCTTTGTCATTTAGAACGACAAAGGAGGGGAAATCTAAAAATTACCTGAAAGTGAAATTTCTCAAATACTGAAAACAAACTTATTTCAGCATGACTACTATAAAACGAATCACTTTACGGAAAGCCTTACTTAATTCAATTCATTAGGGACTACTTTTACATAGAAAACAATGATTTTTAACCTAGTTTATAAATTATAATCAAGTAATAAGAAATGTAGTTACAATTTAAATATTTGTAATTATTTTAAAATCAACCTATAAGGATTATGTTAAAAAAAACACAAAAAAAATTAAAAGTAAAGAAGTCTAAAACCAATATTATCACTAATTTTAACATTACAAATTCTTCTTATTTGCTATGAAAGAATTTCTAAATTAGAATATAAAACTTAAAAAAGATTAACTTCATTTGCAAAATGAAAGACTAATCTGCATAAATTATGGGTATAAAATGCCCTAACAAAACTCAATAAAGAGTATTATAAATAATGTTTAATTTAAAACTTAAAAAATGATTAAAAATTCAATGAAAATGATGACTGTTTTATTTGCTTCATCAATGTTATTATCTTCTTGTTATTCTTACACAAGTGTTGTAGGTGAAGGTGCTAAAGGGAATTCTCAAACAACTCAATGGAATCATTATGTTGTTTATGGATTAGCTCCAGTTGGAGTTTCTGACTCTAAAAAAATGGCAGATGGTGCAAAAGATTATACTGTTTTCACTAGACAATCATTTGTTAACGGATTAGTATCTGCTTTAACATTCGGAATTTATACTCCATCTACAACTACAGTAACTAAATAGTTTGTAAATTAAATAAAAGAAGGTAATTTAACAGTTACCTTCTTTTTGAATAATCTGAAAATGAAAAAAATAATATTTTATATTTCTTCTGTAATTTCGATAATATTACTAATCAGTATTTTTAATATTCTAAATAATGATTTTGATAGATTAACTGAATATGGTTTTGGTTATTTAATTGGAAAAATTATACTTCTTTTAATATTTGTAACACTAACTCTTTTAACAAAAAGTGCTGTTTGGAAAAAAAAAGAATCCAAATAACATTCTATTAAAAAAAAGAGGTTTTTCTTAAAAATAGCTAGATTTTAAACTCTAAAGTTAAGAAAGCTTTTCTGCAAGAAAAAAGAAAATGAACATCTGCTGTCACTTAAAAAAACTCATTTTGGAATGACAGTACTTCTAAAATTAATAGTTTTTATAATAAATTAAACCTTACACATAAAATTAGGTCTTATACAAAAACTTATTTATGAGATCCTATTTTCTTTTAATTGCTCTTTGTTTAAGTATCAATTTCCCTTTATTATCTCAACAAAACACCAACCAGTTAAATGCTACAATTATTGGTTCTGGTTCGCCAAAATTTAATACAGAACGAGCTGGACCTTCAGTATTAATTTCTTACAAAAACACTAATATTTTGGTTGATATGGGGAACGGAACCCAAGCTAATTTGAATAAACTCAATACCAAAATAAGAAGTATAGACGGCTTGTTGTTTACACATCATCATTTAGATCATAATGAAGAGTTTACGCCTATTTTTATTCAATCTCTTTTAGGCGGAAATAAAGTAACTATTTCAGGTCCTGCCCCTACCACTACCATGGTTCATAATATTTTAGATACTTATGAGGAAGATATTAATTATCGACTTTCTAAATCTGGTCGAAGTTTAAAAAATGCCATTAAAAACAGTACATATACCGATTTGAAAGGAAATGAGTCTTTTACTATTGGAGAGATAAAAATTACCACCACTCCCGTAAATCACACCATTACTACACTCGCATATCGTTTTGAAACTAGCAACCAATCTATTGTAATTTCTGGAGATTTAATCTATTCTAAATCCTTATCTGTCTTGGCAAAAAATGTCGATTATTTAATTATGGATTCTGGCGGAGCTATTGAATTAGGCAAAAAAGCTAGACCTAATGGAAATCAGAATAATAGAAAAAACACCCAAAAAGCACATGTTAATTTGGCTGAAAGTTCTTTAATGGCAAAAGAAGCGAATGTTAAAAACGTAGTGTTAACTCATTTTAATTTTACAGATATTGACGAAGCAGCTACTACCGCAGAAATGAGGAAAAACTATAAAGGAAATGTGCTTTTTGCAAAAGATTTAATGAAAATTCCAGTAGATAAAAGTATTGTAATTAAAAATAAAACAGCGCAACAACTTTCTTACCCAATTGTAGACACGAATGTAAAAGACTTTTATTCTGATGTAGAAAGTATTTCTAATCCCACAGTAAACGAAGCTTTTTACGGTCAGGATGCTAATTATTTAGGCAATACTCCTTCTTACACAAACAATAACAACCAAACCATAACAGACAATGTTACTGGATTGATGTGGCAAAAAGACATGGGAGAAAAAATGACTTTTGAGGAAGCTTTTTCTAAAGCCGAGAATGCTACTTTAGGTGGTTATTCAGATTGGAGAATCCCTACGATTAAAGAATTGTATTCTCTTATTTTATTCTCTGGACAAGTAAAAGGTGAAAAAGCTATTAAAATGTTTATTGATACCGAATATTTCAATCAACCTTTAGGTGATATCAATGCCAATGAACGTGAAATTGATGCACAAACTTGGAGCGCCACCGAATATGTTGGTAAAACCATGAATGCTGATGCAACTGTTTTTGGAGTAAATTTTGTTGATGGTAGAATTAAAGGATATCCTAAAAATAATCCTAGAACTAAAAATGAGAATAAAATGTATTTTAGAATGGTTCGTGGAAATACAGCCTACGGAGAAAATAATTTTATTGACAACAATGATGGAACTATTAGTGATTTAGCAACAGGATTAATGTGGCAAAAAGCAGATGATGGAATAGGTAAAGACTGGGAAACGTCTCTTTCTTATGCTGAAAATTTAGAATTGGCTTCTCATTCAGATTGGCGTTTGCCAAATGCAAAAGAACTACAAAGTATTGTTGATTATTCGCGATCTATACAAACAACAAATTCACCAGCAATTAATCCTCTTTTTGAAACCACAAAAATTACTGATCCGAATGGAGATGAACAATATCCTTATTTTTCGACGAGCACTTCTCATTTAGACGGTAGAAATCCGTTTGCAAGTGCCGTTTATATTGCTTTTGGAGAAGCACAAGGTAAAATGAGAAATCGTTTAATGGATGTTCATGGAGCTGGAGCACAAAGAAGTGATCCTAAAAGTGGTATGAAAGAAAATTATCCAGAATATTTTGGTCCACAAGGCGATGTAAAATATGTCTATAATTACGTGAGGGCTGTTAAAGACATAACACCAACCACAAAATTAAATACAGACACATCAACAATACAAACACAAAAAGAAGCAACTAAAACGGAACAAAAACCAGCTAGAAATAACAATAATACTCCTCCTTTTTTTTCTGAATTATTAGACAAAATGGATACCAATAAAGATAAAAAACTAAGCAAATCTGAAGTAAAAGGAAGGTTGAAAGAAAATTTTGATCAAAGAGATACAAACGGAGATAGTTTTATTACGGAAGAGGAAATGACAAGAAGAGGAAATAGATAAAAAGCTACTTGATTGCTACTTTAAAAAAAGTTAGCAAGCAGTTCTAGCCCTGATTGAAACGACATCCTTTTTTATTTTTCATAAAAAAGATATAGTGGAAAGCAGGAAATAGCTTCCTAAAAAATTTATCATCCGTAAAAAAAAAAATCAGGATAATTTCACATCTATTTTACAAAGCGATTACTTTGTTTCTAAAAAATGCTAAATACCATTTTATAATAATTTTAAAATTTTCTCTATATTTTCTTTGTGTGCCAAATCAGATCCTTCACTTAAGGTTGCAGATACACCACAGGCAACGCCCCAACGTAACATATTTTTAGGAGTTTCATTTTGTGTGATTGCATAAATTAAACCTGCCACCATACTGTCTCCTGCTCCAATAGTACTATTTACAGAAATCACAGGTGACGAAACATATTCAATTCCGTTTTTATGCGCCATAAACGCACCATCTTTCCCTAAAGAAACTACTACATATTGTGCTGTTTTATTTGTAACGAGTTGCATTGCAAAAGCTTCTTGTGCTACTTTATTTAAAGATTTTTTACCTGCTAATCTGGCCAATTCTTTTTGATTCGGTTTTATTAAAAACAATTCATTTTTTAAAACTTCGTTAAAAACAGGTCCGGAGGTATCAACAATTACTTTTACGCCTTTTACTGTTAAGTTCTGAATGATTTTAGAGTAATAATCTGTCGGCAATCCTTTTGGTAAACTTCCACTAATAACAAAAATATCATTGGTAGCCACCTGTACATTTATTAACGCTTCTAA from Polaribacter sejongensis carries:
- the leuB gene encoding 3-isopropylmalate dehydrogenase, giving the protein MKLNIALLAGDGIGPEVIDQAVKVSDAIAKKFNHEITWNPALTGAAAIDAVGEPYPDATHDICVASDAVLFGAIGHPKYDNDPSATVRPEQGLLKMRKKLGLFANVRPTFTFPSLLDKSPLKRERIEGTDLVFLRELTGGIYFGEKGRRDGGETAFDNCVYTRAEVQRLAVKGFELAMTRSKKLCCVDKANVLETSRLWRETVQAMEKDYPEVEVSYEFVDAVAMRLVQWPNSYDVLITENLFGDILTDEASVISGSMGLMPSASVGTENALFEPIHGSYPQATGLNIANPMATVLSAAMMFENFGLHEEGKAIRAAVNSALDAGFVTEDLADGGKSYGTKEVGDWLAKNI
- a CDS encoding alpha-isopropylmalate synthase regulatory domain-containing protein, which produces MARRKIEIMDTTLRDGEQTSGVSFSVSEKLTIAKLLLEELKVDRLEIASARVSEGELEAVKKITSWASEQKCLEKIEVLTFVDGGKSIDWMLEAGAKVQNLLTKGSLNHLTHQLKKTPAQHFADIKANIESAATHNIKTNVYLEDWSNGMRNSKEYVFEYLDFLTALNIERILLPDTLGILTHDETFKFIAEVREKYPTTHFDFHGHNDYDLGVANVMEAIKAGANGLHLTINGMGERAGNAPMASVIAVINDFLTDVKITVNEKALNKVSKLVETFSGFRIPVNKPVVGANVFTQTAGIHADGDNKNNLYFNDLMPERFGRKRKYALGKTSGKANIQKNLQDLGLSLNDEELRKVTQRIIELGDKKEVVSQEDLPYIISDVLDSNAIEKRVVVENYVLGHAKGMKPSTTLQLRVEGVQYEAHAQGDGQFDAFMNALRKLYKKHSKRDLPSLIDYAVRIPPGSNSDALCETIITWKLEEKEFITRGLDSDQTVSAIKATEKMLNII
- the leuD gene encoding 3-isopropylmalate dehydratase small subunit encodes the protein MAYDKFDVLTSTAYPLPTENVDTDQIIPARFLKATERKDFDINFFRDWRFEQDGTPKADFPLNKEIYAGSKILVGGRNFGSGSSREHAAWSVYDFGLRCVISSAFADIFKNNCLNVGVLPVQVSAAFADTLFAAIMADPKTEIKVDLPNQKVTLVATGESESFVINTYKKDNMLNGFDDIDYLKNIENEISAFAETRPF
- the leuC gene encoding 3-isopropylmalate dehydratase large subunit encodes the protein MANTLFDKVWDSHVVRQVKDGPDVFFIDRHFIHEVTSPVAFLGLESRGNSVVYPARTFATADHNTPTINQHLPVEDPLSANQLDALERNAKKHGISHWGLGDLNNGIVHVVGPENGITLPGATIVCGDSHTSTHGAFGAIAFGIGTSEVEMVLSTQCIMQPKPKSMRINVNGKLGLGVTPKDVALYIISKQTTSGATGFFVEYAGDVFEDMSMEGRMTVCNLSIEMGARGGMIAPDAKTFEYLKGRAQTPKGADWDTAMKYWETLYTEEGAEFDVEFNYDAADIEPMITYGTNPGMGMGVTKSIPTAESLEGGVETYRKSLGYMSFNEGDSMIGKEIDFVFLGSCTNGRIEDFRGFCSIVKGRQKAPNVTAWLVPGSHKVVDQIKAEGLDKIITDAGFVLREPGCSACLAMNDDKVPSGKLSVSTSNRNFEGRQGPGSRTLLASPLVAAASAVSGVVTDPRTILNANA
- a CDS encoding Bor family protein, with the translated sequence MIKNSMKMMTVLFASSMLLSSCYSYTSVVGEGAKGNSQTTQWNHYVVYGLAPVGVSDSKKMADGAKDYTVFTRQSFVNGLVSALTFGIYTPSTTTVTK
- a CDS encoding DUF1566 domain-containing protein, which produces MRSYFLLIALCLSINFPLLSQQNTNQLNATIIGSGSPKFNTERAGPSVLISYKNTNILVDMGNGTQANLNKLNTKIRSIDGLLFTHHHLDHNEEFTPIFIQSLLGGNKVTISGPAPTTTMVHNILDTYEEDINYRLSKSGRSLKNAIKNSTYTDLKGNESFTIGEIKITTTPVNHTITTLAYRFETSNQSIVISGDLIYSKSLSVLAKNVDYLIMDSGGAIELGKKARPNGNQNNRKNTQKAHVNLAESSLMAKEANVKNVVLTHFNFTDIDEAATTAEMRKNYKGNVLFAKDLMKIPVDKSIVIKNKTAQQLSYPIVDTNVKDFYSDVESISNPTVNEAFYGQDANYLGNTPSYTNNNNQTITDNVTGLMWQKDMGEKMTFEEAFSKAENATLGGYSDWRIPTIKELYSLILFSGQVKGEKAIKMFIDTEYFNQPLGDINANEREIDAQTWSATEYVGKTMNADATVFGVNFVDGRIKGYPKNNPRTKNENKMYFRMVRGNTAYGENNFIDNNDGTISDLATGLMWQKADDGIGKDWETSLSYAENLELASHSDWRLPNAKELQSIVDYSRSIQTTNSPAINPLFETTKITDPNGDEQYPYFSTSTSHLDGRNPFASAVYIAFGEAQGKMRNRLMDVHGAGAQRSDPKSGMKENYPEYFGPQGDVKYVYNYVRAVKDITPTTKLNTDTSTIQTQKEATKTEQKPARNNNNTPPFFSELLDKMDTNKDKKLSKSEVKGRLKENFDQRDTNGDSFITEEEMTRRGNR
- a CDS encoding 1-phosphofructokinase family hexose kinase, with the protein product MKVVTLTINPALDKSAKIDEMTPFDKLECYDITYHPGGGGVNISRVLHRLAVESHCLFPYGGKTGEHLVELLQEQNVQVISTPISNLTRENFAVFNTETKLQYRFGMPTSPFSEDELAHLEALINVQVATNDIFVISGSLPKGLPTDYYSKIIQNLTVKGVKVIVDTSGPVFNEVLKNELFLIKPNQKELARLAGKKSLNKVAQEAFAMQLVTNKTAQYVVVSLGKDGAFMAHKNGIEYVSSPVISVNSTIGAGDSMVAGLIYAITQNETPKNMLRWGVACGVSATLSEGSDLAHKENIEKILKLL